The proteins below are encoded in one region of Chrysemys picta bellii isolate R12L10 chromosome 4, ASM1138683v2, whole genome shotgun sequence:
- the FNTB gene encoding protein farnesyltransferase subunit beta, giving the protein MAAASGPPPGPEPGRERLRDDGVRTLTSAEQTRVEDLVQEVFSAYKTNHHTSQFVLQREKHFHYLKRGLRQLTDAYECLDASRPWLCYWILHSLELLDEPIPESVASDVCQFLGRCQSPSGGFGGGPGQHPHLAPTYAAVSALCIIGTEEAFNVIDREKLLEYLYSLKQPDGSFIMHVGGEVDVRSAYCAASVASLTNIITPTLFAGTAEWIARCQNWEGGIGGVPGMEAHGGYTFCGLAALVILKQEDSLNLKCLLHWVTSRQMRFEGGFQGRCNKLVDGCYSFWQAGLLPLLHRALHAKGDPALSMTHWMFDQQALQEYILLCCQCPVGGLLDKPGKSRDFYHTCYCLSGLSIAQHFGSGDLLHEVVLGVPENRLQPTHPVYNISPDRVVRAVMHFLRQPVPGMPAAEEATAAAGD; this is encoded by the exons ACCAGAGTGGAAGACTTGGTGCAAGAGGTCTTCAGCGCTTACAAGACGAACCACCACACCTCACA ATTTGTTCTGCAGCGCGAGAAGCATTTCCACTACTTGAAGAGAGGCCTGAGACAACTGACGGACGCCTACGAG TGTCTGGACGCCAGCCGCCCCTGGTTGTGCTATTGGATTCTGCACAGTTTGGAGCTGCTAGACGAGCCGATCCCAGAGTCTGTGGCTTCGGA TGTCTGCCAGTTCCTAGGCCGGTGCCAGAGCCCCAGTGGTGGGTTCGGAGGAGGGCCGGGCCAGCACCCCCATCTCGCTCCCACGTATGCCGCTGTCAGCGCTCTCTGCATCATCGGGACCGAAGAGGCCTTCAACGTCATCGACAG GGAGAAGCTCTTGGAGTATCTATACTCGCTGAAACAGCCCGACGGCTCCTTCATCATGCACGTGGGAGGTGAAGTGGACGTCAG GAGCGCATACTGCGCCGCCTCAGTGGCTTCGCTGACCAACATCATCACGCCCACGCTCTTCGCAGGGACTGCCGAGTGGATCGCAAG GTGCCAGAACTGGGAGGGTGGCATTGGCGGAGTCCCGGGCATGGAGGCCCACGGAGGATACACTTTCTGTGGCCTGGCAGCGCTGGTCATTCTGAAGCAGGAGGACTCACTGAATCTGAAATGTTTGTTA cactgggtcACGAGCCGGCAGATGCGCTTTGAGGGCGGTTTCCAGGGCCGCTGTAACAAGCTGGTGGATGGCTGCTACTCGTTCTGGCAGGCGGgcttgctgcccctcctccaccgaGCACTGCATGCCAAAG GCGACCCTGCCCTCAGCATGACGCACTGGATGTTCGACCAGCAGGCGCTGCAAGAATACATCCTCCTGTGCTGCCAGTGCCCTGTTGGGGGGCTGCTGGACAAGCCGGGCAA GTCACGGGATTTTTATCACACCTGCTACTGCCTGAGTGGGCTGTCGATAGCCCAGCACTTCGGCAGCGGAGACCTGCTCCACGAGGTGGTGCTGGGAGTTCCTGAGAATCGCCTG CAACCGACGCATCCCGTGTACAACATCTCCCCCGACCGAGTGGTGCGGGCGGTCATGCACTTCCTGCGGCAGCCCGTCCCCGGCATGCCGGCGGCAGAAGAGGCGACAGCGGCTGCCGGAGACTAG